A part of Halomarina litorea genomic DNA contains:
- a CDS encoding glycosyltransferase family 4 protein, translated as MRVVHLYDGHEQVYEGRGSVPGVVWNVARETAAAGHDVAVLERRWAGLPATARHEGVRFDRLDLRTGADEPWTDVPYQQVTSARGLLELVADRTNFARVAHRRLRALEFDVLHVHLPFAANVLATLAPGLRDRTVYTAHLGELRLDALQEGSEGSDETGPHVPGFLGAFSPDVHLASRAAHTTVLNPSIERVFAERGVDPAALTVVPNGVDVDRFADVAPETRRRVAREYGFGEVPTLLLVGTVMPRKGVAEAVEVVARLAERGHEVRLLVAGEATLDSSYVERVRRLISSANLETHVRLLGFVPAADLPALYTLSDLVVAPSLEEGFGMTVAEAMAAGTPVVGTRVGGIPRLVGDDECGSLVDPGDVAGLTDRLDALLSRPDRRARMGERASVRAQDYDWPAVADRFLGVYEGVCGS; from the coding sequence GTGCGCGTCGTCCACCTCTACGACGGCCACGAGCAGGTGTACGAGGGCCGCGGGTCGGTCCCCGGCGTCGTCTGGAACGTCGCTCGCGAGACGGCCGCGGCGGGCCACGACGTGGCCGTCCTCGAACGACGGTGGGCCGGCCTCCCGGCGACGGCCCGTCACGAGGGCGTCCGCTTCGACCGCCTCGACCTGCGGACCGGGGCCGACGAACCCTGGACCGACGTGCCCTACCAGCAGGTCACGTCCGCGCGCGGCCTCCTCGAACTCGTCGCGGACCGGACGAACTTCGCGCGGGTCGCCCACCGCCGCCTGCGCGCGCTGGAGTTCGACGTCCTGCACGTCCACCTCCCGTTCGCGGCGAACGTGCTGGCGACGCTCGCGCCCGGCCTGCGCGACCGGACGGTGTACACCGCCCACCTCGGCGAGCTGCGACTGGACGCCCTCCAGGAGGGGAGCGAGGGCTCCGACGAGACCGGCCCCCACGTCCCCGGATTCCTCGGCGCGTTCTCGCCGGACGTCCACCTCGCCTCGCGCGCGGCGCACACGACGGTTCTCAACCCGTCTATCGAGAGGGTGTTCGCGGAGCGCGGCGTCGACCCCGCGGCCCTCACGGTGGTCCCGAACGGGGTCGACGTGGACCGCTTCGCGGACGTCGCCCCCGAGACCCGGCGGCGGGTCGCCCGCGAGTACGGCTTCGGCGAGGTCCCCACTCTCCTCCTCGTCGGGACGGTGATGCCGCGAAAGGGCGTCGCCGAGGCCGTCGAGGTCGTCGCCCGCCTCGCGGAGCGCGGACACGAGGTCCGACTGCTGGTCGCGGGGGAGGCGACGCTCGACTCGTCGTACGTCGAGCGCGTGCGAAGGTTGATATCATCTGCCAATTTGGAGACACACGTGAGGTTGCTCGGATTCGTGCCGGCGGCAGACCTGCCGGCGCTGTACACGCTCTCGGACCTCGTCGTCGCGCCGTCGCTGGAGGAGGGTTTCGGCATGACCGTCGCGGAGGCGATGGCCGCCGGGACGCCCGTGGTCGGGACGCGCGTCGGCGGCATCCCCCGACTGGTCGGTGACGACGAGTGCGGTTCGCTCGTCGACCCCGGCGACGTCGCGGGGCTGACCGACCGGCTCGACGCCCTGCTCTCGCGCCCCGACCGGCGCGCGCGGATGGGCGAGCGGGCGAGCGTCCGCGCACAGGACTACGACTGGCCCGCCGTCGCCGACCGGTTCCTCGGCGTCTACGAGGGGGTGTGCGGCTCGTGA
- a CDS encoding sulfatase yields MSDRRNVVLVTYDSLRADHCGFMGYHRDTTPTMDALVEEGLVFENALASGVPTIASMTSVMTGEHSLASPEVGFDAEQREQVTRRKTIAEVLSEAGYSTGALSPNPPASSYFGFDEGFDWFEDFLHEDRGVGERLWNRVFRRSIRGGGLSTYLRLARNVVRREEVLTPWEDYYDRILAWRDGVSEPYFLWVLLLDPHHPWLPPRDARRWSSRTDALRSFGHYWEMLSSGWEPDFSPRERQRLVDLYDDSIRYGDRFLARLREDLAARGDDPVFVVHADHGEEFGEHGRYGHQPHLSEELVHVPLVVANAGHRGRVTRPVGLRSIAPTIADIAGVSHPSSATSLFDPPARPWVTSKVFAGGERRVALRTEGAAFHDEPGRRVLVDRGGADPPENRADTSPDLTRAFEAALARHVETERDLRAVRETTDESVTEGRP; encoded by the coding sequence GTGAGCGACCGCCGGAACGTCGTCCTCGTCACCTACGACAGCCTGCGGGCCGACCACTGCGGGTTCATGGGCTACCACCGGGATACGACGCCAACCATGGACGCCCTCGTCGAGGAGGGACTGGTCTTCGAGAACGCCCTCGCCTCGGGCGTGCCGACCATCGCCTCCATGACGAGTGTGATGACCGGCGAGCACTCGCTGGCCAGCCCCGAGGTGGGCTTCGACGCCGAACAGCGCGAACAGGTGACCCGGCGGAAGACCATCGCGGAGGTGCTCTCCGAGGCGGGCTACAGCACGGGCGCGCTCTCGCCGAACCCGCCCGCCTCGAGTTACTTCGGCTTCGACGAGGGGTTCGACTGGTTCGAGGACTTCCTCCACGAGGACCGCGGCGTCGGCGAACGCCTCTGGAACCGCGTGTTCCGGCGCTCCATCCGGGGCGGGGGGCTCTCGACGTACCTCCGACTCGCCCGGAACGTCGTCCGGCGCGAGGAGGTGCTGACGCCGTGGGAGGACTACTACGACCGAATCCTCGCGTGGCGCGACGGCGTCAGCGAACCGTACTTCCTCTGGGTGCTCCTGCTCGACCCGCACCACCCGTGGCTGCCGCCGCGCGACGCCCGCCGCTGGAGTTCGCGGACCGACGCCCTGCGCTCGTTCGGCCACTACTGGGAGATGCTGTCGAGCGGGTGGGAACCCGACTTCTCCCCTCGCGAGCGCCAGCGACTCGTCGACCTGTACGACGACTCCATCCGCTACGGCGACCGCTTCCTCGCCCGCCTGCGCGAGGACCTCGCCGCACGCGGCGACGACCCCGTGTTCGTCGTCCACGCCGACCACGGCGAGGAGTTCGGCGAACACGGGCGCTACGGCCACCAGCCACACCTCTCGGAGGAACTGGTCCACGTCCCCCTCGTCGTGGCGAACGCGGGCCACCGGGGACGCGTCACCCGCCCGGTCGGGTTGCGCTCCATCGCGCCGACCATCGCCGACATCGCGGGGGTGAGCCACCCCTCGTCGGCGACGAGTCTCTTCGACCCGCCCGCGCGCCCGTGGGTCACCTCGAAAGTGTTCGCGGGGGGCGAGCGACGCGTCGCCCTCCGGACCGAGGGGGCGGCCTTCCACGACGAACCCGGTCGGCGGGTGCTGGTCGACCGCGGCGGCGCCGACCCGCCCGAGAATCGCGCCGACACCAGTCCCGACCTGACTCGCGCGTTCGAGGCGGCCCTCGCCCGGCACGTCGAGACGGAACGCGACCTGCGGGCCGTCCGCGAGACGACCGACGAGAGCGTGACGGAGGGTCGCCCGTGA
- a CDS encoding sulfatase has translation MTDDRPDIVLVSVDSLRADHCGFNGYHRNTTPNLDDLAGTGLVFENAVAPGPSTPESMPTVFTGHYPTKPEVLRPSGVPDLTARRERIRSHMGARDTLAERLSRAGYETAAFTPNPFTSRQFGFDAGFDHFRDFMDADGSALYDRLFEGFLAGSSASSMARILRNVWRREEVFKPWETYADEAVAWARDAEGPYFLWVFLMDAHNPYMAGADHRTQSRLATFHANYRFWRESHETPFSPGVHDRLVRAYDDSVRYADAFLAHLLAELTGREGRADPTVVVHADHGEAFGEHGTYGHEPYLYEENVRVPLVVADGSGRRVDDPVSLRRLPDLLAALAASEGTDALVESMRDPSGPVGPLAVSDTRQGDRTMVRARDVKYVREGDGAEACYTLADGERRLDVARHAADGGEADVGRRLAACVDGFERFRRTEAEKAAIARAATAAADGGRL, from the coding sequence GTGACGGACGACCGGCCCGACATCGTCCTCGTCTCCGTCGACAGCCTGCGGGCCGACCACTGCGGGTTCAACGGCTACCACCGGAACACGACGCCGAACCTGGACGACCTCGCCGGGACGGGGCTGGTCTTCGAGAACGCCGTCGCGCCTGGCCCGAGCACCCCCGAGTCGATGCCGACGGTGTTCACGGGCCACTACCCGACGAAGCCCGAGGTGCTGCGTCCCTCTGGCGTCCCGGACCTGACGGCCCGCCGCGAGCGCATCCGGTCGCACATGGGCGCGCGCGACACCCTCGCGGAGCGACTGTCGCGGGCGGGCTACGAGACGGCGGCGTTCACGCCCAACCCGTTCACCTCGCGGCAGTTCGGCTTCGACGCCGGCTTCGACCACTTCCGCGACTTCATGGACGCCGACGGGAGCGCCCTCTACGACCGCCTGTTCGAGGGGTTCCTGGCGGGGAGTTCGGCCTCCTCGATGGCGCGCATCCTCCGGAACGTCTGGCGGCGCGAGGAGGTGTTCAAACCCTGGGAGACGTACGCCGACGAGGCCGTCGCGTGGGCGAGGGACGCCGAGGGGCCGTACTTCCTCTGGGTGTTCCTCATGGACGCCCACAACCCGTACATGGCGGGGGCGGACCACCGCACCCAGTCGCGCCTGGCGACGTTCCACGCCAACTACCGCTTCTGGCGCGAGAGCCACGAGACGCCCTTCTCCCCGGGCGTCCACGACCGACTCGTCCGGGCGTACGACGACTCCGTCCGCTACGCCGACGCCTTCCTCGCGCACCTCCTCGCGGAGTTGACCGGCCGCGAGGGGCGGGCGGACCCGACCGTCGTGGTCCACGCCGACCACGGCGAGGCCTTCGGCGAGCACGGCACCTATGGCCACGAGCCGTACCTCTACGAGGAGAACGTCCGCGTCCCGCTAGTCGTCGCCGACGGGTCGGGCCGCCGGGTCGACGACCCCGTCTCGCTCCGCCGCCTGCCCGACCTGCTCGCGGCGCTCGCGGCCAGCGAGGGGACGGACGCGTTGGTCGAGTCGATGCGGGACCCGTCGGGGCCGGTCGGCCCCCTCGCGGTCAGCGACACGCGACAGGGCGACCGGACCATGGTCCGCGCCCGCGACGTGAAGTACGTCCGCGAGGGCGACGGCGCGGAGGCGTGCTACACGCTCGCCGACGGGGAGCGACGTCTCGACGTGGCCCGCCACGCGGCTGACGGGGGCGAGGCGGACGTCGGTCGCCGCCTCGCCGCGTGCGTCGACGGGTTCGAGCGCTTCCGGCGCACCGAGGCCGAGAAGGCCGCCATCGCGCGCGCGGCGACCGCGGCCGCCGACGGGGGGCGACTGTGA
- a CDS encoding glycosyltransferase, giving the protein MTRPLTVCFCTARLPYPPVSGGTVETFRTVERLAGAGHDVTVVAYCDDRKRAREMAEAAGCRVVPVPGLPDTTPWTLARNLVSPYPHAVMKSRTDRYRRAVEGVLREEPVDVVHLHTFQVSALASDLSTTVPVVVRFTNVKSELYRQFAGYTDNPAKAAYATLQYRKARRYEPRVVAASDRTLAITDEDATRLRRGRPVDDGTVDVLQTGFDPQPPGDAAAPPAGRPTVTFFGSMDYHPNEDAAVWFAEEVFPAVRRADGDAVFEVVGANPTDRVRALTDHEGVRVTGFVEDIDAYVDRATVVVVPVRIGTGVRIKLLHAMARGKAVVSTPVGAQGVGVEDEVHLRLAERPEQFAVAVRDLLADPETRRTYGESARDLVDREYRWSRVVERLEQQYERLVGPASASPDTTRP; this is encoded by the coding sequence GTGACCCGACCCCTGACGGTCTGTTTCTGCACCGCGCGCCTGCCCTACCCGCCGGTGTCGGGTGGCACCGTCGAGACGTTCCGGACCGTCGAGCGACTGGCGGGGGCCGGCCACGACGTGACCGTCGTCGCCTACTGCGACGACCGGAAGCGGGCACGCGAGATGGCCGAGGCCGCCGGGTGTCGCGTCGTCCCCGTCCCGGGGCTGCCGGACACGACGCCGTGGACGCTCGCGCGCAACCTCGTCTCGCCCTACCCGCACGCCGTGATGAAGTCGCGGACCGACCGCTACCGGCGGGCCGTCGAGGGCGTCCTGCGCGAGGAACCGGTGGACGTCGTCCACCTCCACACGTTCCAGGTGTCCGCGCTCGCGAGCGACCTCTCGACGACGGTGCCCGTCGTCGTCCGCTTCACGAACGTCAAGTCCGAACTGTACCGGCAGTTCGCGGGCTACACCGACAACCCGGCGAAGGCGGCCTACGCTACCCTGCAGTACCGAAAGGCCCGCCGGTACGAACCCCGGGTCGTCGCCGCGAGCGACCGCACGCTCGCCATCACCGACGAGGACGCGACGAGACTCCGGCGGGGTCGCCCCGTCGACGACGGGACGGTCGACGTCCTGCAGACTGGCTTCGACCCGCAGCCACCGGGCGACGCCGCCGCGCCCCCCGCGGGCCGCCCGACGGTGACGTTCTTCGGGAGCATGGATTACCACCCCAACGAGGACGCGGCCGTCTGGTTCGCCGAGGAGGTGTTCCCGGCGGTCAGGCGCGCGGACGGCGACGCCGTCTTCGAGGTGGTGGGCGCGAACCCGACCGACCGGGTCCGTGCCCTCACCGACCACGAGGGCGTCCGGGTGACGGGGTTCGTCGAGGACATCGACGCCTACGTCGACCGGGCGACGGTGGTGGTCGTGCCCGTCCGCATCGGGACCGGGGTACGCATCAAACTCCTGCACGCGATGGCGCGGGGGAAGGCCGTCGTCTCGACGCCCGTCGGCGCACAGGGCGTCGGCGTCGAGGACGAGGTCCACCTGCGCCTCGCGGAGCGCCCGGAGCAGTTCGCCGTCGCGGTCCGCGACCTCCTCGCGGACCCGGAGACCCGGCGGACCTACGGCGAATCTGCCCGCGACCTCGTCGACCGCGAGTACCGCTGGTCGCGGGTCGTCGAGCGACTGGAACAGCAGTACGAACGACTCGTCGGACCGGCGTCGGCCAGTCCGGACACCACACGGCCATGA
- a CDS encoding FkbM family methyltransferase → MTDGVSRVRSFLVTLADWGRRDLYMGGAARTVAQSLGVEDHLGVAYWRALSATAGSTRTVRVGGASARFHVGSPAELQACLQTAAREHQVLADLLPRLRPDDVVWDVGANVGLYTCLAADRLVEGEGGVVAVEPHPLNADRVGENLARNDFDGHVVECALSDARGEAPFAYDAHVGAQGGRLDVGRGGTRRLTVRTERGDDLVSDGGVPAPTVLKVDVEGAEEAVLAGLERTLDRPTCRLVYCELHYGDDTVVHTLADHGFTVETIHHDTTNQYVRATR, encoded by the coding sequence GTGACGGACGGCGTCTCGAGGGTCCGCTCGTTCCTCGTCACCCTGGCCGACTGGGGACGGCGCGACCTGTACATGGGTGGGGCCGCACGGACGGTCGCCCAGTCGCTCGGCGTCGAGGACCACCTCGGTGTGGCCTACTGGCGGGCGCTCTCCGCTACCGCCGGCTCTACCCGGACTGTCCGGGTCGGCGGCGCGTCTGCCCGGTTCCACGTCGGGTCGCCCGCCGAACTACAGGCCTGTCTCCAGACCGCCGCCCGAGAACACCAGGTGCTCGCGGACCTGCTCCCGCGCTTGCGCCCGGACGACGTCGTCTGGGACGTGGGCGCGAACGTCGGTCTCTACACCTGTCTCGCGGCCGACCGCCTCGTCGAGGGCGAAGGGGGCGTCGTCGCCGTCGAACCCCACCCACTGAACGCCGACCGGGTCGGGGAGAACCTCGCACGCAACGACTTCGACGGGCACGTCGTCGAGTGTGCGCTGAGCGACGCCAGGGGGGAGGCGCCGTTCGCCTACGACGCCCACGTCGGGGCGCAGGGCGGGAGACTCGATGTCGGGCGAGGGGGAACTCGCCGCCTGACAGTTCGAACCGAACGCGGCGACGACCTCGTCTCGGACGGCGGGGTCCCCGCACCGACCGTCCTGAAGGTGGACGTGGAGGGTGCGGAGGAGGCCGTCCTCGCGGGCCTCGAACGGACGCTCGACCGGCCGACCTGTCGGCTGGTGTACTGCGAACTCCACTACGGGGACGACACCGTCGTCCACACGCTCGCCGACCACGGGTTCACGGTCGAAACGATTCACCACGACACCACCAACCAGTATGTCAGAGCCACGCGATAG
- a CDS encoding glycosyltransferase family 2 protein gives MATENPTPKPVDVPLGDRVVEETSDTDWPLLPPESAQAPLVSVVLPTLNEERGIRECIASVQSALRELDVTGEIIVSDSSTDDTPAIARAMGARVVEPDGAGYGYAYRYAFEHARGEYIVMGDADTTYDFRELPALFALVADGDADIAMGSRLKGEIQPGAMPALHRYVGNPMLTRFLNTFYDADVSDAHSGFRVFTRDALDRLDLTSNGMEFASEMVMDASTKGLTIAETPITYSRREGDATLDSFHDGWRHVKFMLKNSPGYLFLAPAVGFALLGVLTIVVSLTGQRFAGLNFGTHTLVAGGFLCVIGFQVGSLGLFSAVATDPIRRAESPIVDGILERFSLEHGAAFGLALTGLGVAYIVMMFSRWVASGYTALPFIGWDIIAFTALIIGVQTVFHSFFLSMLGDDE, from the coding sequence ATGGCGACAGAGAACCCAACACCGAAACCCGTGGACGTCCCGCTCGGCGACCGAGTGGTCGAGGAGACGAGCGACACGGACTGGCCGTTACTCCCCCCCGAGAGCGCCCAGGCCCCGCTCGTCAGCGTCGTCCTCCCGACACTCAACGAGGAGCGGGGCATCCGGGAGTGCATCGCGTCCGTGCAGTCGGCGCTCAGGGAACTGGACGTGACGGGCGAGATCATCGTCTCGGACAGTTCGACCGACGACACCCCCGCCATCGCACGGGCGATGGGGGCGCGGGTCGTCGAACCCGACGGCGCGGGCTACGGCTACGCCTACCGCTACGCCTTCGAGCACGCCCGGGGCGAGTACATCGTGATGGGCGACGCCGACACGACATACGACTTCAGGGAACTCCCGGCGCTGTTCGCCCTCGTGGCTGACGGTGACGCCGACATCGCGATGGGAAGTCGCCTGAAGGGGGAGATCCAACCCGGGGCGATGCCGGCGCTCCACCGCTACGTCGGCAACCCGATGCTGACGCGCTTTCTCAACACCTTCTACGACGCCGACGTCTCCGACGCCCACAGCGGGTTCCGCGTGTTCACCCGCGACGCCCTCGACCGCCTCGACCTGACGAGCAACGGGATGGAGTTCGCGAGCGAGATGGTGATGGACGCCAGCACGAAGGGCCTCACCATCGCCGAGACACCCATCACCTACTCGCGACGGGAGGGCGACGCCACCCTCGACAGCTTCCACGACGGCTGGCGACACGTGAAGTTCATGCTCAAGAACTCCCCGGGGTACCTCTTTCTGGCACCCGCAGTGGGGTTCGCGCTCCTCGGCGTCCTCACCATCGTGGTGTCGCTGACGGGCCAGCGGTTCGCCGGCCTCAACTTCGGGACGCACACGCTCGTCGCCGGCGGGTTCCTCTGTGTCATCGGCTTCCAGGTGGGGAGCCTCGGTCTGTTCAGCGCCGTCGCCACCGACCCTATCCGCCGCGCCGAGTCACCCATCGTCGACGGCATCCTCGAACGCTTCAGCCTCGAACACGGCGCGGCCTTCGGACTCGCCCTGACCGGCCTCGGCGTCGCCTACATCGTGATGATGTTCTCGCGGTGGGTCGCCAGCGGCTACACCGCCCTCCCGTTCATCGGGTGGGACATCATCGCGTTCACCGCCCTCATCATCGGCGTCCAGACGGTGTTCCACTCGTTCTTCCTCAGCATGCTGGGGGACGACGAGTGA
- a CDS encoding glycosyltransferase, with amino-acid sequence MITAHIDQNNRGGAGYCMEQLAAAMETVPGVELTDSIADADVVHLNDLNLWAGVVHGKERRRDHARKLYESVVRYPEKPLVVTEHGCIHFSDARRFAYGASVNVGGAASAFVRTTERLFATQVDAVCAISGSVRDNLVRGGIDPSRVHVTHHGVNDRYRDRVPTDPDPFVLHVSTYSPRKNPGAVLEVLDRLDVPMVVVGSGWRENHPDLATHPNVDLRGYVSEDDLVDLYNRASVFYFPTLHEGFGVPVLEAMACGTAVVTSDVYAVPEVTGDAAVNCPPTDVDRHVREIRRLLDDDAARERLEQAAAKRGRTFTWERTARTVAEVYRRVLDRPEVVAP; translated from the coding sequence ATGATAACGGCACACATCGACCAGAACAACCGGGGCGGCGCGGGGTACTGCATGGAGCAACTGGCGGCGGCGATGGAGACGGTCCCCGGCGTCGAGTTGACCGACTCGATTGCCGACGCCGATGTTGTCCACCTCAACGACCTCAATCTCTGGGCGGGCGTCGTCCACGGGAAGGAGCGACGGCGCGACCACGCCCGGAAGCTCTACGAGAGCGTCGTCCGCTACCCGGAGAAGCCCCTCGTCGTCACCGAACACGGCTGCATCCACTTCTCGGACGCGCGGCGCTTCGCCTACGGCGCGAGCGTCAACGTCGGCGGGGCGGCGAGCGCCTTCGTTCGGACCACAGAGCGCCTCTTCGCGACGCAGGTGGACGCGGTCTGTGCCATCTCCGGGAGCGTCCGCGACAACCTCGTCCGCGGCGGCATCGACCCGTCGAGGGTGCACGTCACCCACCACGGCGTCAACGACCGCTACCGCGACCGGGTGCCGACGGACCCCGACCCGTTCGTCCTCCACGTGAGCACCTACTCGCCGCGCAAGAACCCGGGGGCGGTCCTCGAAGTCCTCGACCGCCTCGACGTGCCGATGGTCGTCGTCGGCAGCGGCTGGCGCGAGAACCACCCGGACCTCGCGACGCACCCGAACGTCGACCTCCGGGGGTACGTCTCGGAGGACGACCTCGTCGACCTGTACAACCGCGCGAGCGTGTTCTACTTCCCGACACTCCACGAGGGGTTCGGCGTCCCGGTCCTGGAGGCGATGGCCTGCGGGACGGCCGTCGTCACCTCCGACGTGTACGCCGTCCCCGAGGTGACGGGCGACGCCGCGGTCAACTGCCCCCCGACGGACGTGGACCGACACGTCCGCGAGATACGCCGCCTCCTCGACGACGACGCGGCCCGCGAGCGACTGGAGCAGGCGGCCGCCAAGCGCGGCCGGACGTTCACGTGGGAGCGGACGGCCCGGACCGTCGCCGAGGTGTATCGGCGGGTACTCGACCGACCGGAGGTGGTCGCGCCGTGA
- a CDS encoding glycosyltransferase family 4 protein, producing the protein MRIAYVYDAVYPWETGGVQKRVWELARRLAPDHDVHWYGLKYWDGPDVIEREGVTLHGVATPPPLYAGGRRSIPEALTFAARLLRPLCRESFDVVDCQEFPYFPAFAGKANAALTGTTLLLTWHEVWADYWYEYLGRRGALGRLVERATARLPDAHLAVSDRTRRDVMGLGVGDVTLLPNGVSREEVAAAPPSSDSVDVLFVGRLIPEKNASLLVRAVDRMCERRPDVRCTILGEGPEAPALEALVDRLDLGGNVTVRPPLERYEDVLGLMKAAEVVAAPSVREGFGMVVLEALACGTPVATVSHPQNAAEELVADGVSGAVCRPSPDAFARAIERAAVCSPRDCRAVARPYEWDRLADRAEALYAEVA; encoded by the coding sequence GTGAGAATCGCCTACGTCTACGACGCGGTCTACCCGTGGGAGACGGGTGGCGTCCAGAAGCGCGTCTGGGAACTCGCGCGCCGACTCGCGCCGGACCACGACGTCCACTGGTACGGCCTGAAGTACTGGGACGGTCCGGACGTAATCGAGCGCGAGGGGGTGACGCTCCACGGCGTCGCGACTCCGCCCCCGCTCTACGCGGGCGGGCGGCGGTCCATCCCCGAGGCGCTCACGTTCGCGGCGCGCCTGCTCCGCCCGCTCTGTCGCGAGTCCTTCGACGTGGTGGACTGCCAGGAGTTCCCCTACTTCCCCGCCTTCGCCGGGAAGGCCAACGCGGCGCTGACGGGGACGACGCTCCTCCTGACGTGGCACGAGGTGTGGGCGGACTACTGGTACGAGTACCTCGGCCGCCGGGGGGCGCTCGGCCGACTCGTCGAACGGGCGACGGCCCGCCTGCCGGACGCCCACCTCGCCGTCTCCGACCGCACGCGCCGGGACGTCATGGGTCTCGGCGTCGGCGACGTGACGCTCCTCCCGAACGGCGTCTCGCGCGAGGAAGTCGCGGCCGCGCCGCCGTCGTCCGACTCCGTGGACGTGCTGTTCGTCGGCCGCCTCATCCCCGAGAAGAACGCCTCGCTCCTCGTGCGGGCCGTCGACCGGATGTGCGAGCGCCGACCCGACGTGCGGTGTACGATTCTGGGCGAGGGGCCGGAGGCCCCGGCGCTCGAAGCGCTCGTCGACCGTCTCGACCTCGGCGGGAACGTCACCGTCCGCCCGCCGCTGGAGCGCTACGAGGACGTCCTCGGCCTGATGAAGGCCGCCGAGGTGGTCGCCGCCCCGTCCGTCAGGGAGGGGTTCGGCATGGTCGTCCTCGAGGCGCTGGCCTGCGGGACGCCGGTCGCGACCGTCTCCCACCCGCAGAACGCCGCCGAGGAACTCGTCGCCGACGGGGTGAGCGGGGCGGTCTGTCGCCCCTCGCCGGACGCGTTCGCGCGGGCTATCGAACGTGCGGCCGTCTGCTCCCCGCGCGACTGCCGCGCCGTCGCCCGCCCCTACGAGTGGGACCGCCTCGCCGACCGCGCGGAGGCGCTGTACGCGGAGGTGGCCTGA
- a CDS encoding DUF7344 domain-containing protein: protein MTKDEAYGILGNCRRRKLIHLLASADEGLPVSTVAQHIAETATGDDRSAEDRYRPIYVSLQQHHIPKLVDFEVIRYDEEAKRVAPGHNFEELARYVDDASLDRYTVVPPLLSGAGMVFVVLIALGPPVVGSIDVRWPLFACLLAIFVTSLYSARPHLSR from the coding sequence TTGACGAAAGACGAGGCCTACGGGATACTCGGCAACTGCCGTCGGCGGAAGCTGATTCACCTGCTCGCGTCAGCGGACGAGGGACTCCCCGTCTCGACGGTGGCACAGCACATCGCCGAGACGGCGACGGGCGACGACCGCTCGGCGGAAGACCGCTACCGGCCCATCTACGTCTCCCTCCAGCAACACCACATCCCGAAACTCGTCGACTTCGAGGTCATCCGGTACGACGAGGAGGCGAAACGCGTCGCCCCCGGTCACAACTTCGAGGAACTCGCGCGGTACGTCGACGACGCGAGCCTGGACCGGTACACCGTCGTCCCGCCCCTGCTGAGCGGTGCCGGGATGGTGTTCGTCGTCCTCATCGCGCTGGGACCGCCGGTCGTCGGCTCCATCGACGTTCGCTGGCCCCTCTTCGCCTGCCTGCTGGCCATTTTCGTCACCAGCCTCTACTCCGCCCGCCCCCACCTCTCCCGCTGA
- a CDS encoding metal-dependent hydrolase — protein sequence MDALTHLFLPMTAVYVLRTDLFADAPWLLGLAGFGLLPDFDKFLGVPGLLHSLVTLVPVGLAVLGVEYALRRDLVVGPVVVALVFSHLVLDVVDGGPVPLLFPFVEGGLGLEYPVRTVFGEGPLGVSFEGPLVTLREATPRPGFNTYGFLGGAGVSSALLFLTVYLGDRLGARGGGTS from the coding sequence ATGGACGCGCTCACCCACCTGTTCCTCCCGATGACGGCGGTCTACGTCCTCAGGACCGACCTGTTCGCCGACGCCCCGTGGCTGCTCGGCCTCGCCGGGTTCGGCCTCCTCCCCGACTTCGATAAGTTCCTCGGGGTCCCCGGCCTGCTCCACTCGCTGGTCACGCTCGTCCCCGTCGGACTGGCGGTCCTCGGCGTCGAGTACGCCCTCCGCCGTGACCTCGTCGTGGGTCCCGTCGTCGTCGCCCTCGTGTTCAGCCACCTCGTCCTCGACGTGGTCGACGGCGGCCCCGTCCCCCTCCTCTTCCCCTTCGTCGAGGGCGGCCTCGGCCTCGAGTACCCCGTCAGGACCGTCTTCGGGGAGGGGCCCCTCGGCGTCTCCTTCGAGGGTCCGCTGGTGACGCTCCGCGAAGCGACCCCTCGGCCCGGGTTCAACACCTACGGCTTCCTCGGCGGGGCGGGCGTCTCCAGCGCGCTCCTCTTTCTCACGGTCTACCTCGGCGACCGACTCGGCGCGCGCGGGGGTGGGACGTCGTGA